A part of Rhinatrema bivittatum chromosome 16, aRhiBiv1.1, whole genome shotgun sequence genomic DNA contains:
- the LOC115077814 gene encoding olfactory receptor 1F1-like, whose translation MAYDRYVAICIPLHYALIMNKKVCGLLAAVSWTFGFLDVIAQAVLISQFSFCESNEINHFFCDFTALMKLSCSDPHTIEIVIFADGVVVGFIPFLLTLTSYIYIISTILKIQSTEGRCKAFSTCSSHLTVVILFYVTIISVYVRPSSMYSPGQDKLFALLYTALIPMLNPIIYSLRNQDVKTALRKIIFRKSFICNRLFLII comes from the coding sequence ATGGCCTATGATCGCTATGTGGCAATCTGCATTCCTCTGCATTATGCACTCATCATGAATAAGAAGGTCTGTGGCCTGCTGGCAGCTGTTTCATGGACATTTGGCTTCTTGGATGTAATAGCCCAGGCTGTTCTGATATCTCAGTTCTCTTTCTGTGAAAGCAATGagattaaccatttcttctgtgacttTACTGCACTGATgaaactctcctgcagtgatccTCACACCATTGAAATTGTAATATTTGCTGATGGAGTCGTTGTTGGATTCATTCCTTTTCTACTAACGCTGACCTCCTATATCTAcatcatctccaccatcctgaaAATCCAGTCTACTGAGGGGCGATGCAAAgctttctccacctgctcctcccacctcacggtCGTTATTCTATTTTATGTGACTATTATCTCTGTCTATGTGAGACCTTCCTCAATGTATTCACCAGGCCAAGATAAATTATTTGCCCTCCTGTACACCGCTCTGATTCCCATGTTAAATCCAATTATTTACAGTCTGAGAAACCAAGATGTTAAAACTGCCTTGAGAAAAATCATATTTAGGAAAAGTTTTATATGTAACAGATTATTTCTCATAATATAA